One genomic window of Salvia miltiorrhiza cultivar Shanhuang (shh) chromosome 4, IMPLAD_Smil_shh, whole genome shotgun sequence includes the following:
- the LOC131022697 gene encoding deoxyuridine 5'-triphosphate nucleotidohydrolase-like: MAKVAENPNHNGVSDAKPTAIAPFLRVKRLSEKAVLPSRASPLSAGYDLSSAVDTKVPARGKALVPTDLSVAVPEGTYARIAPRSGLAWKHSIDVGAGVVDADYRGPVGVILFNHSDVDFEVKVGDRIAQLMIEKIVTPEVAEVDDLDSTARGSGGFGSTGV, encoded by the exons ATGGCTAAGGTGGCGGAGAATCCCAACCACAACGGCGTTTCTGACGCTAAGCCCACTGCAATTGCGCCGTTTCTGCGGGTGAAAAGGCTCTCGGAGAAAGCCGTTTTGCCGTCTAGGGCTTCCCCTCTTTCAGCCGGCTACGATCTCtcaag CGCCGTGGATACGAAAGTTCCGGCGAGAGGAAAAGCCCTGGTGCCAACGGATCTCAGCGTCGCCGTTCCCGAAGGAACGTATGCTCGAATTG CGCCGCGGTCTGGTCTGGCGTGGAAGCATTCGATTGATGTTGGGGCGGGGGTGGTGGATGCCGACTACCGGGGCCCGGTCGGAGTTATCCTGTTCAACCATTCCGATGTTGATTTTGAAGTGAAGGTCGGAGATAGAATTGCGCAGTTGATGATCGAGAAGATTGTGACGCCGGAGGTGGCTGAGGTTGATGATCTCGATTCCACGGCTCGCGGCTCCGGCGGATTTGGATCTACCGGAGTCTGA
- the LOC131022695 gene encoding 40S ribosomal protein S4-1 has protein sequence MARGLKKHLKRLNAPKHWMLDKLGGAFAPKPSSGPHKSRECLPLILILRNRLKYALTYREVIAILMQRHIQVDGKVRTDKTYPAGFMDVVSIPKTNENFRLLYDTKGRFRLHSIRDEEAKFKLCKVRNIQFGKKGIPYLNTYDGRTIRYPDPLIKANDTIKLDLESNKITDFIKFDVGNVVMVTGGRNRGRVGILKNREKHKGSFETVHIQDATGHEFATRLGNVYTIGKGTKPWVSLPKGKGIKLSIIEEAKKRISAQAATA, from the exons ATG GCGAGAGGATTGAAGAAACACTTGAAGAGGCTCAATGCCCCGAAACATTGGATGTTGGATAAATTGGGTGGTGCTTTT GCCCCCAAGCCATCATCTGGTCCCCACAAATCGAGGGAGTGCTTGCCCTTGATTCTCATTCTGCGAAACAGGCTGAAGTATGCTTTGACTTACCGTGAAGTTATTGCCATTCTGATGCAACGCCATATCCAGGTTGATGGGAAAGTAAGGACTGATAAGACCTACCCTGCTGGATTTATGG ATGTGGTCTCCATTCCTAAGACCAACGAAAACTTCCGTCTGCTTTATGACACTAAGGGTCGGTTCAGGCTCCACTCGATCAGGGATGAGGAAGCCAAG TTCAAGCTGTGCAAAGTCCGCAATATCCAGTTTGGCAAGAAAGGCATTCCTTACCTCAACACTTACGATGGAAGGACCATCCGCTACCCTGACCCTCTCATCAAGGCCAACGACACAATCAAGCTGGACCTTGAGAGCAACAAGATCACTGACTTCATAAAGTTTGATGTAGGTAATGTTGTTATGGTGACAGGTGGTAGGAACAGAGGTCGTGTTGGTATTCTCAAGAACCGTGAGAAGCATAAGGGAAGCTTTGAGACCGTCCACATTCAGGACGCCACTGGACACGAGTTCGCCACCCGTCTCGGGAACGTGTACACCATCGGAAAGGGTACCAAGCCGTGGGTATCTCTACCAAAGGGTAAGGGTATTAAGCTGTCTATCATCGAGGAGGCCAAGAAGAGGATTAGCGCCCAAGCCGCCACTGCTTAG
- the LOC131022696 gene encoding ferritin-3, chloroplastic-like has protein sequence MFLEAISAVSLPSASLGPLSNAAAATTFSSPNLSFRGLVSAKKSENGFVASASSNDTVTMPLAGVVFHPFEEVKRDELVVPIAPDVSIARQKFSQDCESAINEQINVEYCVSYVYHALYAYFDRDNVALKGLAKFFKEASEEEREHAEKLMEYQNKRGGRVKLFSLQMPPTEFDHVEKGDALHAMELALSLEKLTNEKLLKLHSVADASNDPQLADFVESEFLGEQVEAIKKISEYISQLRRVGKGHGVWHFDQMLLEGEGAA, from the exons atgtttCTGGAAGCAATTTCTGCTGTTTCTCTGCCTTCTGCTAGCCTCGGACCACTGTCGAATGCTGCTGCTGCGACAACCTTTTCTTCTCCGAATTTGAGCTTCCGCGGTCTTGTTTCGGCGAAGAAGAGTGAAAATGGATTCGTGGCCAGCGCATCTTCGAACGACACGGTGACTATGCCGCTGGCTGGGGTGGTGTTTCATCCATTCGAGGAAGTTAAGAGAGATGAGCTCGTCGTCCCAATCGCTCCTGATGTCTCCATTGCAAGACAGAAATTCTCTCAAGACTGTGAATCTGCTATCAATGAGCAGATCAa TGTGGAGTACTGCGTCTCCTACGTTTACCACGCCCTCTATGCTTACTTCGACAGAGATAATGTCGCGCTAAAGGGCCTTGCTAA ATTTTTCAAGGAGGCGAgcgaagaagagagagagcatgCTGAGAAACTAATGGAATATCAG AACAAGCGAGGAGGGAGAGTGAAGCTCTTCTCGTTGCAGATGCCACCTACGGAGTTTGATCATGTTGAGAAGGGCGATGCATTACATG ccatggagctagCGTTGTCGCTGGAGAAGCTGACAAATGAGAAGCTTTTGAAGCTTCACAGT GTTGCTGATGCCAGCAATGATCCCCAGCTAGCAGATTTTGTTGAGAGTGAGTTCTTGGGAGAGCAG GTTGAGGCCATCAAGAAAATCTCAGAATACATCTCACAGCTGAGGAGGGTGGGAAAGGGACACG GTGTTTGGCACTTTGATCAGATGCTCCTTGAAGGAGAAGGTGCGGCGTAA